In Vibrio pelagius, a single window of DNA contains:
- a CDS encoding LysR family transcriptional regulator gives MKSTLDEMKALVAVADTGTVRGASEILSITPAAVSRTISRLEAKLETTLLNRTTRKLSVTSEGSIYLKRVRKVLEEVELAEVQLKHQKETPSGFLRINAATPFAIHGLAPCISRYQSLYPDVEIELTTDEENIDLVGKHTDIAIRIGQLKDSSLRAVFIGNSRIRIVASPEYLNEFGTPSSIDELSNHRLLGFSRPEILKNWPLKDANDKIFRATSDLQADNGEVIRHLALSGAGIACLSDFMTFSDRRNGTLVELFKESSLKIEQPIHAIYYKNSATSLRISSFIEFIKANLNVEKNEFM, from the coding sequence ATGAAATCGACCTTGGATGAAATGAAAGCTCTAGTCGCAGTTGCCGATACTGGAACTGTGAGAGGAGCGTCAGAGATTCTTTCTATAACACCAGCTGCGGTGAGTAGAACTATTTCTAGGCTCGAAGCGAAACTAGAAACCACCTTATTAAACCGGACTACACGTAAATTGAGTGTCACTTCAGAAGGCAGTATCTACCTGAAAAGAGTACGCAAAGTGCTCGAAGAGGTTGAGTTAGCAGAAGTGCAGTTGAAGCACCAGAAAGAGACGCCCTCAGGTTTTTTACGCATAAATGCAGCCACGCCCTTCGCGATTCATGGGCTTGCTCCGTGCATTTCGCGTTATCAATCCCTTTACCCTGACGTTGAAATCGAGTTGACGACAGATGAAGAAAACATAGATTTAGTTGGTAAGCACACCGATATTGCTATCCGCATCGGGCAGCTGAAAGACTCCTCATTAAGAGCAGTATTTATCGGTAATAGCAGAATACGTATTGTTGCTAGCCCTGAATATCTGAATGAATTTGGTACACCAAGTAGTATTGATGAGTTGTCCAACCATAGGTTATTAGGTTTTAGTCGGCCTGAGATTTTGAAAAACTGGCCGCTCAAAGATGCAAACGATAAGATCTTTAGAGCAACGAGTGACTTGCAAGCCGACAACGGTGAGGTGATCCGGCATCTAGCGTTAAGCGGAGCTGGCATCGCATGCTTGTCTGACTTTATGACATTTAGTGATAGAAGAAATGGTACCTTGGTAGAACTGTTCAAAGAGTCTTCACTCAAGATAGAGCAGCCCATTCACGCTATCTACTATAAGAACTCAGCAACATCTCTAAGAATTTCATCGTTTATTGAATTTATCAAGGCGAACTTAAATGTTGAGAAAAACGAGTTTATGTAG
- a CDS encoding TonB-dependent receptor domain-containing protein, with amino-acid sequence MKPLFSYSLLSKSVVSACILVPMACVANDQLADSGTNTTTMETMVVTASGYEQLVTEAPATISVITREQLESRSYKDLTDALTDIPGVTVTGGGDGQDISIRGMPAQYTAILVDGRKQSGRETQTNGSTFTEQDWLPPLNAIDRIEVVRGPMSTLYGSDALGGVINIITRKDYQEWHGSLRAETTLQENSKSGNSYQGQLYLAGPIIDGLLSASVTGLYQERNEDEIVGGYAGKTLDNYRASLYLTPTSDDTFTLEFTNHNQERETTLDKSVERESQVAVREYERQSIGFGHDGNYSWGSSSSFISNETVKNIGADKEVENSHINTQWGLPIDDHYLTLGASFEKKDLTDNNLSLASVNKQWAVFAEDEWYITDDFALTVGLRYDDNEIFSGQLSPRVYGVWSVDQNWALKGGVSTGYRAPSLTEMDDDWVQESCRGRCSIYGNPDLTPETSVNTEMGLYYADNRDLSANVTLFYSDFKDKIESEFVDPNCTDSRSCDRTYVNIDDAISYGAESSVSKGVTDSITLSATYTFTRSEKNTNDENDGLPLVQAPEHQLSVNGDWAIRDDIGSWARVNYQGEEKDNVTSTSSRTLAPSVTYVDLGANWHVTKNVKLVAAVYNLLDKQTTEEEFGYIEDGRRYWLAAEATF; translated from the coding sequence ATGAAACCTCTTTTCTCATACTCGCTACTCTCTAAATCAGTTGTTTCTGCATGTATTTTGGTACCCATGGCCTGTGTCGCCAACGACCAACTTGCCGATTCGGGTACCAATACAACGACAATGGAAACTATGGTGGTTACTGCTTCTGGGTACGAACAACTTGTAACAGAAGCGCCAGCAACAATCAGTGTTATAACGCGAGAGCAACTTGAAAGTCGCTCTTACAAAGATCTCACCGACGCTCTAACTGACATCCCAGGCGTGACTGTGACTGGCGGTGGCGATGGTCAAGATATCTCTATTCGCGGCATGCCTGCTCAGTATACGGCCATTCTTGTTGATGGCAGAAAGCAGTCTGGGAGAGAAACTCAAACGAATGGCAGCACGTTTACCGAACAAGATTGGCTCCCACCGCTGAATGCAATTGACCGAATTGAAGTTGTTCGTGGACCAATGTCTACCTTGTATGGTTCAGATGCGCTGGGTGGTGTAATCAACATCATCACGCGTAAAGACTATCAAGAGTGGCACGGTAGTTTGCGTGCAGAGACGACTCTTCAAGAAAATTCGAAATCTGGGAATAGCTACCAAGGACAACTTTACCTTGCAGGGCCAATCATTGATGGTTTATTGAGTGCATCTGTAACTGGACTGTATCAGGAAAGAAATGAAGATGAGATTGTCGGTGGCTATGCAGGTAAGACACTCGATAACTATCGTGCTTCTTTGTACTTAACACCAACCTCTGACGACACTTTTACTCTGGAGTTCACCAATCATAACCAAGAGCGAGAGACCACTTTAGATAAGTCAGTGGAGCGAGAGTCTCAAGTTGCAGTAAGGGAATATGAGCGCCAATCTATTGGTTTTGGACACGACGGTAACTATTCTTGGGGCTCGAGCTCTTCATTTATCAGTAATGAAACAGTCAAAAATATCGGTGCAGATAAAGAGGTCGAGAATAGTCACATCAATACGCAATGGGGACTGCCAATTGATGACCACTATTTAACATTGGGGGCGTCTTTTGAGAAGAAAGACCTGACTGATAATAATCTATCCTTGGCATCCGTGAACAAACAGTGGGCTGTCTTTGCTGAAGATGAGTGGTATATCACTGATGATTTTGCTCTTACAGTTGGCTTACGCTACGACGACAATGAAATTTTTTCGGGGCAGTTAAGCCCAAGAGTTTATGGGGTTTGGTCAGTTGACCAAAATTGGGCGCTAAAAGGTGGTGTATCTACAGGCTATCGAGCTCCAAGCCTAACTGAAATGGATGATGATTGGGTTCAAGAAAGTTGCAGAGGTCGTTGTTCCATTTACGGTAATCCAGACTTAACGCCAGAAACTTCAGTAAATACCGAGATGGGTTTGTACTATGCAGATAATCGCGACCTATCCGCAAATGTCACTCTGTTTTATAGCGACTTCAAAGACAAGATAGAAAGTGAATTTGTTGACCCGAATTGTACTGACAGTAGAAGCTGCGACCGCACCTACGTCAATATTGATGACGCTATCAGCTATGGTGCGGAAAGCTCCGTTTCTAAGGGCGTTACAGATTCGATCACACTAAGCGCAACTTACACTTTCACTCGCAGCGAAAAGAATACCAATGATGAAAATGATGGTTTGCCACTTGTTCAAGCGCCTGAGCATCAGCTCTCTGTCAATGGTGATTGGGCAATACGTGATGATATCGGTTCATGGGCACGCGTAAATTATCAAGGCGAAGAGAAAGATAACGTTACGAGTACGAGCTCTAGAACCTTAGCGCCTTCTGTGACTTACGTTGATCTTGGTGCAAACTGGCATGTCACTAAGAATGTGAAGTTAGTGGCGGCTGTTTACAATCTACTTGATAAGCAGACTACAGAAGAAGAGTTTGGCTATATTGAAGATGGTCGACGCTATTGGTTAGCCGCTGAAGCGACTTTCTAG
- a CDS encoding NAD(P)H-dependent oxidoreductase, with product MSNVLIVNGGKKFAHSQGALNSSLVELAVSYLTELNHDVEVTEVDSGYDIETEIAKWLWADVVIHQNPAWWMGTPWIVKKYIDDVFTIGHGRLYQSDGRTRIDSNSMYGSGGLIQGKKYMLSVTWNAPQEAFTDPSQFFEGVGVDGVYLPFHKAHQFLGMSPLSTFMCNDVIKKPQIENDFDRYKAHLKEVFSS from the coding sequence ATGAGTAATGTATTAATTGTTAATGGTGGTAAAAAGTTTGCTCACTCCCAAGGAGCACTTAATAGTAGCTTAGTCGAATTAGCTGTGAGCTATTTGACCGAGCTAAACCACGACGTAGAGGTTACTGAGGTTGATAGCGGCTACGACATAGAGACTGAAATAGCAAAGTGGTTATGGGCAGATGTTGTGATCCACCAAAACCCAGCATGGTGGATGGGAACACCTTGGATCGTAAAAAAATATATCGATGATGTCTTTACTATTGGGCACGGTCGTTTGTATCAAAGTGATGGCAGAACACGAATTGATAGCAACTCAATGTATGGTTCAGGTGGGTTGATTCAAGGGAAAAAGTATATGCTTTCGGTTACATGGAATGCCCCACAAGAAGCTTTTACTGATCCATCTCAGTTTTTTGAAGGGGTAGGCGTTGATGGTGTGTACTTACCATTTCATAAAGCACATCAGTTTTTGGGAATGTCCCCCTTGAGCACATTTATGTGCAATGATGTTATAAAAAAACCTCAGATAGAAAACGACTTTGACAGGTATAAAGCACACTTAAAAGAAGTGTTTTCAAGTTAA
- a CDS encoding AraC family transcriptional regulator — protein MQPTLSIRAYTKKLNSHSHDDYHQLVLPVQGNINIQMDSFSGKVTVGECVVIPAGATHGFQADEAARFIVADMPTLPEHILESSVHVFSITTPLLSFIYFVEKQLEHQVDKAIEASILDVFTMLLTQQPITSKIDPRIRAAQSEIFDNLASPLSIADLSKIACLSPTQFKVLFKTNLDMSVQQYVTHHRMEKAKALLTHTDLPVQIVAERVGYNDLSAFSRRFSLHFGLPPRQFTRS, from the coding sequence ATGCAACCTACTCTCAGTATTCGAGCCTACACTAAGAAGCTAAACAGTCATTCGCACGATGATTACCACCAGCTTGTGCTTCCAGTTCAGGGCAACATCAATATTCAAATGGATAGCTTCTCTGGAAAGGTGACCGTTGGTGAGTGCGTTGTGATTCCAGCAGGCGCGACTCATGGTTTTCAAGCCGACGAAGCCGCTCGATTTATTGTTGCCGACATGCCAACGCTTCCAGAGCATATTCTCGAGAGTAGCGTACATGTGTTTTCTATCACAACGCCGCTACTGAGCTTTATCTATTTTGTAGAGAAGCAGCTAGAACACCAAGTGGACAAAGCGATTGAGGCTTCGATTCTCGATGTCTTTACCATGCTACTTACACAGCAACCAATAACCTCAAAAATCGATCCTCGGATCCGAGCTGCGCAGAGCGAGATTTTTGACAATTTAGCTAGCCCACTCTCGATCGCAGACCTATCAAAAATCGCTTGTCTGAGCCCGACTCAATTTAAAGTACTTTTCAAAACCAACCTCGATATGAGCGTCCAACAATACGTGACTCACCATAGAATGGAAAAAGCCAAAGCACTTCTTACACATACTGACTTACCCGTTCAAATTGTTGCTGAAAGAGTCGGCTATAACGACCTTTCTGCTTTCAGCCGACGCTTCTCTCTTCATTTCGGCCTTCCCCCTCGCCAGTTCACACGCAGTTAA
- a CDS encoding CLCA_X family protein — protein MRLTSFKYKTRKGPDYRHGEQVSFIDIRDTFGIGSIRVGKWVNQEEKDLAANLIFDSFADLAYILALPPKAIGLRGSLNLAFGSGGQKGVQAHYAPNQRELALAKNAGAGALAHEFWHAFDHYIAEKAFDIGDRSGPQKRTIFASDCWLKSVAHFPHPLNDRLLKIFDAALLTDDQQDRHDYVSRSVVADKAMGSHYFSLPTEMMARAFESVVESCSGIENSYLVSGTTKPEHIKVYPDLEHRIKIHNALQAYLKPLGEALSGLH, from the coding sequence TTGCGTTTAACTAGCTTTAAATACAAAACTCGTAAGGGCCCAGACTATCGTCATGGGGAGCAAGTGTCGTTTATCGACATTCGAGATACCTTTGGCATTGGTAGTATTCGTGTTGGCAAGTGGGTCAATCAAGAAGAGAAAGACCTAGCGGCTAATCTGATCTTTGATTCGTTTGCCGATCTTGCTTATATATTGGCGCTACCACCCAAAGCCATTGGGTTGAGAGGTAGTCTAAATTTGGCTTTCGGTAGCGGTGGACAAAAAGGTGTTCAAGCCCACTACGCACCAAACCAAAGAGAACTAGCACTTGCGAAAAACGCAGGAGCTGGCGCTTTGGCTCATGAATTTTGGCACGCGTTTGACCACTACATTGCAGAGAAAGCGTTTGATATAGGTGACAGATCAGGGCCGCAAAAACGAACGATCTTTGCCAGTGACTGTTGGCTGAAAAGCGTGGCGCATTTTCCGCATCCGTTGAATGACAGATTGCTCAAAATATTTGATGCGGCGTTACTTACGGATGATCAACAAGATCGACACGACTATGTGTCACGAAGTGTGGTTGCTGACAAAGCGATGGGAAGTCATTATTTTTCTCTACCAACTGAGATGATGGCGAGGGCTTTTGAGTCAGTCGTAGAATCGTGTTCAGGCATTGAAAACAGTTACTTAGTCTCCGGGACAACCAAACCCGAACACATCAAAGTTTACCCTGATTTAGAACACCGAATAAAGATACACAACGCACTGCAAGCCTACTTAAAACCTTTGGGTGAAGCCTTAAGTGGTTTGCACTAG
- a CDS encoding alpha/beta hydrolase → MNTKIKSAIASLLLMPLVSMAGEFNVEKDILFKTIGEREIKLDLYTPSAEATTQYPLLVWVHGGAWKRGSKDAIPEKNPLLLQSVLNEGYALASVDYRLSGEANFPHPVQDINDALNYLHDNAEKLGINADNLVMMGRSAGGHLAGFIGATNSAYNLVDFYEPPKYKVSAVVSFFGPTDLLELGNKGGKKTSKKSSVSRFLGDIPSNIPELAKQASTTSYVNKNTPPYIQLHGTLDKRVPLSQSEILKAKLDEHGVINQLYIEEGVGHSAPVFDTEKYVPHVLDFLNTHFPNEQI, encoded by the coding sequence ATGAATACGAAGATAAAATCTGCGATAGCTTCTCTACTACTAATGCCGCTTGTCAGCATGGCAGGGGAGTTTAACGTAGAGAAAGACATTTTGTTCAAAACCATCGGTGAACGAGAGATTAAGCTTGATCTCTATACACCATCGGCTGAAGCAACGACTCAATACCCGTTGTTGGTTTGGGTACATGGGGGGGCGTGGAAACGTGGAAGTAAAGATGCAATTCCAGAGAAAAACCCTCTACTGCTTCAATCTGTATTGAACGAAGGATATGCATTAGCGTCCGTTGATTACCGCTTGAGTGGGGAAGCGAATTTCCCTCATCCGGTTCAAGACATCAACGATGCACTGAACTATCTACACGATAATGCGGAGAAGTTAGGTATTAACGCTGACAATCTTGTGATGATGGGGCGCTCTGCTGGCGGGCATCTAGCGGGATTTATTGGTGCGACTAACTCGGCATACAACCTAGTCGATTTCTATGAGCCACCAAAGTACAAGGTCTCTGCCGTGGTGAGCTTTTTTGGCCCTACCGATTTACTTGAATTGGGCAATAAAGGTGGCAAGAAAACCAGCAAGAAATCGTCAGTGTCTCGTTTCTTAGGGGATATTCCAAGCAACATTCCAGAACTTGCCAAGCAAGCATCAACGACAAGTTATGTGAATAAAAATACCCCACCATACATTCAGTTACATGGCACCCTGGACAAACGAGTACCGTTATCTCAAAGTGAAATACTTAAAGCGAAGCTTGATGAGCACGGAGTCATCAACCAACTTTACATTGAAGAGGGTGTCGGACACAGTGCACCAGTCTTTGATACTGAGAAATATGTTCCTCACGTTTTGGACTTTTTGAATACGCACTTTCCGAACGAACAGATCTAA
- the dkgB gene encoding 2,5-didehydrogluconate reductase DkgB, giving the protein MTVPSFGVGTFRLEGEVVKNSVRNALEVGYRVVDTAQIYGNEASIGEALVESKLPREELFITTKIWVDNMSKDKLIPSLKESLEKLKTDYVDLTLIHWPGSNNNVEEYMQALLEAKSLGLTKQIGVSNFNIELLNKAFDAVGKENIATNQIELSPFLQNHKLVSFMQENDIQVTSYMTLAYGEALKDSTIIDIASKYQSTPAQIVLAWALAKGFAVIPSSTKRENLISNLQAQQIQLLSEDIKLIDSLERNGRQVSPDGLAPQWDD; this is encoded by the coding sequence ATGACAGTACCTTCATTTGGTGTAGGCACTTTTCGCTTAGAGGGTGAAGTGGTAAAAAATTCAGTACGCAACGCATTGGAAGTTGGATATCGTGTGGTTGATACCGCTCAAATCTATGGTAATGAAGCGAGCATAGGAGAAGCACTGGTTGAATCTAAGTTGCCACGAGAAGAGTTGTTCATCACGACAAAAATCTGGGTAGATAATATGTCTAAGGATAAGCTCATTCCAAGCCTCAAAGAGAGCCTAGAGAAACTAAAAACTGACTATGTCGATTTAACATTGATTCATTGGCCGGGTTCAAACAACAACGTCGAAGAGTATATGCAAGCGTTACTTGAAGCAAAATCGTTGGGATTAACCAAACAAATTGGGGTATCAAACTTCAATATCGAGTTGTTAAATAAAGCGTTTGATGCGGTGGGCAAGGAAAATATAGCAACCAACCAAATTGAACTAAGCCCATTCTTGCAAAACCACAAGCTGGTGTCATTTATGCAAGAAAATGACATTCAAGTGACCTCTTACATGACGTTAGCTTATGGCGAAGCTTTAAAGGACTCAACGATTATTGATATCGCAAGTAAGTACCAATCAACGCCTGCGCAAATTGTGCTCGCGTGGGCGCTAGCAAAGGGATTTGCAGTGATTCCATCTTCAACCAAGCGTGAGAACCTCATTAGTAATCTTCAAGCTCAACAGATTCAACTATTGAGTGAGGATATCAAATTAATCGATAGCCTTGAGCGTAACGGGCGTCAAGTTAGTCCTGATGGTCTTGCTCCACAGTGGGACGATTAA
- a CDS encoding CobW family GTP-binding protein, which yields MPSIPVTILHGFLGSGKTTFLRNILQQADSSGVELSVIVNDMSELDVDGVLILNTDAVSEEQGNFVTISGDSISSQSGVRKLDKALKKLCVEKSPEWIVIETSGSSHPLPLVEYFKNNAPFALKDVITLVDTTWLRDDYRQGSVLIPKWQEKVQQGVRGVENLLVEQIMFSNRVMLTKTDKVDDNTVRNIAQAIHPLNVYTEIIKTSWGNLDIRMLKGDQDYNFFLVEQLIAELRETVNEPLNLSDKDEQSLVAKVIKDDRPFHPARLWNTCHQYLTKGVFRSKGFFWFPNRDDVSLLWSQANGNMGLEITGFWRASVINDESQNFTDEHRQILQDKIDSVESRFGDRRCRLTVIGQENEVDVFIDALENCFLTDAELEQWQQGATFEDPWPKKIAKLSQK from the coding sequence ATGCCATCAATTCCAGTCACTATTTTGCATGGGTTTCTCGGGTCAGGGAAAACCACGTTTTTACGCAATATTCTTCAACAAGCCGATTCTTCTGGTGTTGAACTGTCCGTTATTGTGAATGACATGAGTGAGTTAGACGTCGATGGCGTGCTTATCTTAAATACCGATGCGGTGAGTGAAGAGCAGGGCAACTTTGTCACGATCAGTGGAGATAGCATCAGCAGCCAAAGTGGTGTAAGGAAGCTTGATAAAGCCCTTAAAAAGCTCTGCGTAGAAAAATCGCCAGAATGGATTGTGATCGAAACGTCGGGCAGTAGTCATCCTTTGCCTTTGGTTGAGTATTTCAAAAATAACGCACCATTCGCTCTCAAAGACGTGATTACGTTGGTGGATACGACTTGGTTGCGAGATGACTATCGTCAAGGTTCTGTCTTAATTCCGAAGTGGCAGGAGAAGGTGCAGCAGGGTGTTCGCGGCGTTGAAAACTTGTTGGTAGAGCAAATCATGTTCTCAAACCGTGTCATGCTTACCAAGACGGACAAAGTGGATGACAATACCGTTCGCAACATCGCGCAGGCGATTCACCCGCTTAATGTTTATACCGAGATAATCAAAACGTCATGGGGAAACTTGGATATCCGCATGTTGAAAGGTGATCAAGACTATAATTTCTTCCTCGTTGAGCAGTTAATCGCAGAACTTCGTGAGACGGTGAATGAGCCGTTGAATCTCTCTGATAAAGACGAACAAAGCCTTGTCGCGAAAGTGATCAAAGATGATCGACCTTTTCATCCTGCGCGTTTGTGGAATACCTGCCATCAGTATTTAACTAAAGGTGTCTTCCGCAGTAAGGGGTTCTTTTGGTTCCCAAATCGAGACGATGTTTCACTGCTTTGGAGTCAAGCGAACGGTAATATGGGGCTTGAAATCACAGGCTTTTGGCGCGCTTCAGTAATCAATGACGAATCGCAAAACTTCACTGATGAACATCGTCAAATCCTGCAAGATAAGATAGACAGCGTTGAAAGCCGTTTTGGTGATCGTCGTTGTCGCTTAACAGTGATTGGGCAAGAAAACGAAGTCGATGTGTTTATCGATGCGCTGGAAAACTGCTTTTTAACGGATGCGGAATTGGAGCAATGGCAACAAGGAGCAACATTTGAAGATCCTTGGCCAAAGAAAATAGCTAAGTTAAGCCAAAAGTAA
- a CDS encoding MBL fold metallo-hydrolase: MKKIILGALFSASVFASSSKDVPTMNDKNGYVEPFQMFDNVYYVGDKWVSSYVVVTDDGLVIIDTLDFPYSKWIPINLEKLGLDKEPVTHILVTHGHSDHVGGAQLLQKMYGSKVVMTKSAHELSIQQSNKSKGENKFLPPNLDIEIKSDRSMVIGDHEFKFYLTPGHTEGDFSLDFAVEDKGAEHRAFIVGGHSVSGNDPKIIDQFLSSMEKIRKISLQSPVVSVNLSNHPHKNYLFENREKLGANENPFISETNFFMFLKQQENLAKNKIKVL, encoded by the coding sequence GTGAAAAAAATTATATTAGGTGCCCTTTTCAGTGCATCGGTCTTTGCTTCTTCAAGCAAAGACGTTCCAACGATGAATGATAAGAACGGTTATGTAGAACCGTTTCAGATGTTTGATAATGTTTACTATGTTGGGGACAAATGGGTTTCATCATATGTAGTTGTCACAGATGATGGACTCGTGATAATTGATACTCTCGATTTCCCTTATTCGAAATGGATTCCTATCAACCTTGAGAAGCTAGGGTTAGATAAAGAACCAGTAACTCACATATTGGTCACTCATGGACACTCTGACCATGTTGGGGGCGCTCAGTTACTTCAAAAGATGTATGGTTCTAAAGTTGTGATGACCAAAAGCGCTCATGAGCTATCTATACAGCAATCAAATAAAAGCAAAGGTGAGAACAAGTTCCTTCCACCAAACCTAGACATAGAGATAAAAAGCGATAGATCTATGGTTATTGGTGATCATGAGTTTAAGTTCTATCTCACACCGGGTCACACTGAAGGTGATTTTTCCCTAGACTTCGCAGTCGAAGATAAAGGTGCTGAACATCGTGCTTTTATCGTTGGTGGCCATAGCGTAAGTGGCAACGACCCAAAAATAATTGACCAGTTCTTGAGTAGTATGGAGAAAATTAGAAAGATTTCACTCCAGTCGCCTGTTGTGAGCGTCAACCTTTCGAACCATCCACATAAAAATTACCTATTTGAGAATAGGGAGAAGCTAGGTGCAAATGAGAATCCATTTATTAGTGAGACAAACTTCTTCATGTTCCTTAAACAACAAGAGAACTTAGCTAAGAATAAAATAAAAGTCCTGTAA
- a CDS encoding polysaccharide lyase, translated as MKLLLPIILSPLLVACAEQSVAHLSCPDIKPDDTAHQWHSPFDDLQGWGRHFGYPHSAMIVQDPMDSNNNVLRLELRDGDQFHTRSGYAYRAEVYERYKAPFNQPIHYRFKVLITDQWQHDNVRALIAQWHATPDRHLNEISRSPNLGIELRNDRFLIRSQTSQLVVNSDNKHGMTRTQHYLSAPIEKNRWYQFDVKVKWTPNSDGYLAITINDQRVVNHHGPTSYVDCLGPYFKAGIYRDHSVNTFALLLDDYSRTLIEESNTDLE; from the coding sequence ATGAAGTTACTTTTACCCATTATTTTGTCGCCACTGTTGGTGGCGTGTGCTGAGCAATCGGTCGCTCATTTGAGCTGCCCTGATATCAAACCCGATGACACAGCGCATCAATGGCACAGTCCATTTGATGATTTGCAGGGTTGGGGAAGACATTTTGGTTACCCGCACTCAGCGATGATAGTCCAAGATCCGATGGACTCAAACAATAATGTACTGCGATTAGAATTGCGAGACGGCGATCAATTTCACACTCGCTCTGGGTACGCTTATCGAGCGGAAGTGTACGAGCGCTATAAAGCACCGTTCAATCAGCCAATACACTATCGGTTTAAAGTGCTGATCACTGACCAATGGCAGCACGACAATGTGCGCGCTTTAATTGCTCAGTGGCATGCCACGCCAGATCGTCATTTGAATGAAATCAGCCGTAGCCCTAACCTTGGGATTGAACTGCGTAATGACCGTTTTCTGATACGCTCCCAAACTAGTCAGTTGGTGGTGAACAGCGACAACAAACACGGCATGACGAGAACTCAGCACTACCTTAGCGCGCCGATCGAAAAGAATCGCTGGTATCAGTTTGATGTCAAGGTGAAGTGGACGCCTAACTCTGATGGCTACCTTGCCATTACCATTAATGACCAACGTGTAGTGAACCACCACGGGCCGACCAGTTATGTCGATTGTCTCGGCCCCTATTTTAAAGCGGGCATTTACCGCGACCACAGTGTCAACACCTTTGCTCTGCTGTTGGATGATTACTCACGAACCTTGATTGAGGAATCAAATACGGATTTGGAATAA
- a CDS encoding DMT family transporter gives MMTTRFQLSPHQHGSLFILLASILWGTTGAAATLVPEVSPLAVGAFSMGIGGLIQAFLANTALKRNASRLKHHRKEVLIGALALMVYPMAFYTSMRMAGVATGTVVSIASAPLFTLLFECLFSTKRNLNTRKWVSLGLGVVGIVLLVNAESTHGHAQPQFKLWGILLGLVAGLSYATYSLMAKELINKGVQSQAAMGAIFGLGACLLLPTLLASGDNLFVSQTNTLVLIYMAVIPMGVGYIMFGVGLRHINASTANILTLFEPVVAAVIAVLILEEYIPPIGWFGIALIMVCLLFQSSAGAD, from the coding sequence ATGATGACAACACGCTTTCAGTTATCACCACATCAACACGGATCTCTTTTTATATTATTGGCTTCGATACTTTGGGGAACGACAGGTGCAGCAGCCACGTTAGTTCCGGAGGTAAGTCCATTAGCCGTTGGTGCATTTTCTATGGGTATAGGTGGTTTGATACAGGCCTTTTTAGCAAATACTGCCTTGAAGAGAAACGCTTCACGACTAAAGCACCACAGAAAAGAAGTACTAATTGGCGCACTTGCATTAATGGTTTATCCAATGGCTTTCTACACTTCAATGAGAATGGCCGGTGTTGCTACAGGCACTGTAGTCTCTATCGCCTCTGCCCCACTTTTCACTCTTCTATTCGAGTGTCTATTTAGCACAAAAAGAAATCTAAACACTCGAAAGTGGGTGAGCTTAGGTCTTGGGGTTGTTGGCATTGTACTTCTCGTCAATGCCGAGAGCACTCACGGTCACGCTCAACCGCAATTTAAACTTTGGGGAATCTTACTAGGACTAGTAGCTGGCCTGAGTTACGCCACATATTCATTAATGGCAAAAGAGCTTATCAATAAGGGGGTCCAATCACAGGCTGCTATGGGTGCCATCTTTGGGCTGGGGGCGTGTTTACTTCTACCTACGTTACTCGCTTCGGGAGACAACTTATTTGTATCTCAAACCAATACCCTAGTGCTCATCTACATGGCTGTTATTCCAATGGGTGTGGGTTACATCATGTTTGGTGTGGGGTTAAGACACATCAATGCCAGCACAGCTAATATCCTAACGCTGTTCGAGCCTGTGGTTGCAGCAGTCATCGCTGTCTTAATACTCGAAGAGTACATTCCGCCTATAGGTTGGTTTGGCATCGCTTTAATCATGGTTTGCTTGCTTTTTCAGTCTAGCGCTGGAGCCGATTAA